A single Silvibacterium dinghuense DNA region contains:
- a CDS encoding YajQ family cyclic di-GMP-binding protein: MAADNSFDIVSKVDVQEVRNAIDQAVKEVRARFDLKDSKSEIKLEDEDKHIQLASENEYKLEAVKEILSQKMVKRGIPLKNLEYGKLEPATGSSVRQKVTLQQGVPSEKAKEIVRVIKDSKKKVQATIQGDTVRITGKDRDTLQEVIALLRGKDFGIDLQFTNFRSN; encoded by the coding sequence ATGGCAGCAGACAATTCCTTTGACATCGTCTCCAAGGTCGATGTGCAGGAAGTTCGCAATGCAATCGATCAGGCGGTGAAGGAAGTCCGTGCCCGCTTCGATCTGAAAGATTCGAAGTCCGAGATCAAGCTCGAGGACGAGGATAAGCACATCCAGCTGGCCAGCGAGAACGAGTACAAGCTCGAGGCCGTCAAGGAAATCCTTTCCCAGAAGATGGTCAAGCGCGGCATCCCGCTCAAGAATCTTGAGTACGGCAAGCTCGAGCCGGCAACCGGGTCCAGCGTCCGCCAGAAGGTTACGCTCCAGCAGGGCGTTCCCTCGGAAAAGGCCAAGGAGATCGTCCGCGTCATCAAGGACTCGAAGAAGAAGGTCCAGGCCACTATCCAGGGCGATACCGTCCGCATCACCGGCAAGGATCGCGATACTCTACAGGAAGTGATCGCTCTGCTCAGGGGTAAGGACTTCGGCATCGATCTGCAATTCACGAACTTCCGTTCCAATTAG
- a CDS encoding polyprenyl synthetase family protein → MSTLAIATAKEVFDLLHDDLRAIEREFGAYAVSSVAAITEISSYLREGGGKRLRPSLLLLSARAQNYSGHGMIRLGAVVEMVHTATLVHDDIIDAADTRRGRPSANTTWGNGKCVLAGDWLYMQAFRVALEERNFRILDLLIGLTQQMVEGELLQMEKLGFCIAESDYNTLIYRKTACLFEVSMRLGAVLAGIPKSHTNGHSSSATPSETEDHMGEYGRALGMAFQIVDDVLDLTASEEVLGKPVASDLREGKATLAVIHALEHGSEEDRQAIRTVLEDRDFHRVTHAQILGILKNHGSIEYAMNIALEYAETARNALSFLPDSDYKRALLWVPDFVVARDR, encoded by the coding sequence GTGAGTACACTGGCCATAGCAACGGCAAAAGAAGTTTTCGACCTGCTGCATGACGACCTTCGCGCCATCGAGCGCGAATTCGGGGCTTACGCCGTCTCCTCCGTCGCTGCAATCACGGAAATCTCCAGCTATCTGCGCGAGGGCGGCGGCAAGCGCCTTCGCCCCTCGCTGCTGCTGCTCTCGGCCCGCGCTCAGAATTACTCCGGCCATGGCATGATCCGCCTCGGCGCTGTCGTCGAGATGGTCCACACCGCCACGCTGGTGCACGACGACATCATCGACGCGGCCGACACCCGCCGCGGACGCCCCTCGGCCAATACCACCTGGGGCAACGGCAAATGCGTGCTGGCCGGCGACTGGCTCTATATGCAGGCCTTCCGCGTAGCCCTCGAGGAGCGTAATTTCCGCATCCTCGACCTGCTCATCGGCCTCACGCAGCAAATGGTCGAAGGTGAACTGCTGCAGATGGAGAAGCTCGGCTTCTGTATCGCCGAAAGCGACTACAACACGCTTATTTACCGCAAAACAGCCTGTCTTTTTGAGGTTTCGATGCGCCTGGGCGCGGTGCTGGCCGGGATTCCGAAGTCTCATACCAATGGCCACAGCTCCTCCGCAACGCCGTCCGAGACAGAAGACCACATGGGCGAGTATGGCCGCGCGCTGGGCATGGCCTTCCAGATCGTCGATGACGTGCTCGACCTGACCGCCTCGGAAGAAGTGCTCGGCAAGCCCGTCGCCAGCGACCTGCGCGAAGGCAAAGCGACGCTCGCCGTCATCCATGCGCTCGAACACGGCTCCGAGGAAGACCGCCAGGCCATCCGCACCGTCCTCGAAGACCGCGACTTCCACCGCGTCACCCACGCCCAGATCCTGGGCATTCTCAAGAACCACGGCTCCATCGAGTATGCGATGAACATCGCGCTCGAATACGCGGAAACCGCCCGCAACGCCCTCAGCTTCCTGCCCGACTCCGACTACAAGCGGGCGCTGCTCTGGGTGCCGGACTTCGTCGTCGCCCGCGACCGCTAG
- a CDS encoding glycosyltransferase family 39 protein — protein MPVARLRTAACVVFLIAAFAAQMIHAVRGQSLTWDEDDHIFAGYMSWKTADFGLNPEHPPLVKLVATVPLLPLPLRVPTLQGRFFKLESYLSGRDFLFGNGPRYPVNTLVFRVRMAAMVFPLLMALLVFFAAQEMFGTNAGLLALTLLVFEPSIVAHGAYVTTDTAVSCFFLATVYALYRYVKRPTAARLAVTALAAGLALASKHSAVLLAPILVLLLVGVLILRRTRRTATEEATLPGPTQLALALAVITVLACTVLWAFYGFRYAARPAPLALSPSLADYTHPLHPLEAHGILLFARLHLLPESWLYGLTDVRAMANGMQSFVFGKVYEHGVWFYFPAVFVIKSTLGFLGLFILALYAWCSGRLRRPLETLFLLLPPAFYFLIAMTSSLNIGARHILPVWVFLSIFLAGATLTLTRQSRIWTGVILALAALHIASSLRAYPDDIAYANEFWGGPAKTHLYLNDSNTDWGQQLLAVKQYTDQHHITDCWFAYFVQPFVDFRSYGIPCRPLPTFDSLSVPVQYTVPPVIHGPVFISAGDWTGFEFGTKVLSPYRSFEAIQPDALIQDGVLVYNGTYAVPLAAATEHVQKSQDALAAKHSDEAVTEAQTAVQLAPDDFTPNLALGDAEAAAGNTAAARAAYGKAITIAHTMEPEGQQDWLPKLEDKLKSLR, from the coding sequence ATGCCCGTTGCTCGACTGCGCACCGCAGCCTGCGTTGTTTTTCTCATTGCCGCCTTCGCCGCACAAATGATCCACGCCGTCCGTGGCCAGTCCCTCACCTGGGATGAGGACGACCACATCTTCGCCGGCTACATGTCGTGGAAAACCGCTGATTTCGGCCTCAACCCCGAGCATCCGCCACTGGTAAAACTGGTAGCGACGGTACCGCTGCTGCCTTTGCCGCTGCGCGTGCCCACGCTGCAAGGCCGCTTCTTCAAACTCGAATCGTACCTGAGCGGCCGCGATTTCCTCTTCGGCAATGGGCCACGGTATCCCGTCAACACGCTCGTCTTCCGCGTGCGCATGGCGGCCATGGTCTTTCCCCTGCTCATGGCGCTGCTCGTGTTCTTCGCCGCGCAGGAGATGTTCGGCACCAACGCAGGGCTGCTTGCTCTTACGCTGCTCGTCTTCGAGCCCAGCATCGTCGCGCATGGCGCCTACGTCACCACCGACACCGCTGTCTCCTGCTTCTTCCTGGCCACCGTTTATGCGCTCTATCGCTATGTAAAACGGCCCACCGCGGCGCGGCTTGCCGTTACGGCTCTTGCCGCCGGCCTTGCTCTCGCCAGCAAGCACTCCGCCGTGCTGCTCGCCCCCATCCTCGTGCTGCTGCTTGTTGGAGTGCTCATCCTGCGACGCACCCGCCGTACTGCGACAGAAGAAGCAACGCTGCCCGGCCCCACACAGCTTGCTCTCGCGCTGGCCGTCATCACCGTGCTCGCCTGCACCGTGCTCTGGGCCTTCTATGGATTCCGCTATGCTGCCCGGCCCGCTCCACTGGCGCTCTCACCGTCGCTCGCCGACTACACACACCCGCTCCACCCGCTCGAAGCCCACGGCATCCTGCTCTTCGCCCGCCTGCATCTGCTGCCTGAGTCCTGGCTCTACGGCCTCACCGACGTGCGCGCCATGGCCAACGGCATGCAAAGCTTCGTCTTCGGCAAGGTTTATGAACACGGCGTCTGGTTCTATTTCCCGGCTGTCTTCGTCATCAAGTCCACGCTCGGCTTCCTCGGGCTTTTCATCCTCGCGCTGTACGCCTGGTGCAGCGGCCGCCTGCGCCGGCCGCTCGAAACGCTCTTCCTGCTGCTGCCTCCAGCCTTTTATTTCCTCATCGCCATGACATCGAGCCTCAACATCGGGGCAAGACACATCCTGCCCGTCTGGGTCTTCCTCTCCATCTTCCTCGCCGGAGCCACACTGACGCTCACCCGCCAGAGCCGCATCTGGACCGGCGTGATCCTCGCGCTCGCCGCGCTCCATATCGCCTCATCCCTGCGCGCCTACCCCGATGACATCGCCTACGCCAACGAGTTCTGGGGCGGACCAGCGAAGACGCACCTCTACCTCAACGATTCCAACACCGACTGGGGCCAGCAGCTCCTGGCCGTAAAGCAATACACCGACCAGCACCACATCACCGACTGCTGGTTCGCCTACTTCGTTCAGCCCTTCGTCGATTTCCGATCCTACGGCATCCCCTGCCGTCCGCTGCCCACCTTCGACTCCCTCAGCGTGCCCGTACAGTACACCGTTCCACCGGTGATCCACGGCCCTGTCTTTATCAGCGCCGGAGACTGGACCGGCTTCGAATTCGGCACGAAGGTCCTCAGCCCCTACCGGTCGTTTGAGGCCATTCAGCCCGATGCCCTCATCCAGGACGGCGTCCTCGTCTACAACGGCACCTATGCCGTGCCTCTCGCCGCGGCGACCGAGCACGTGCAGAAGTCGCAGGACGCGCTCGCCGCGAAGCACTCGGACGAGGCCGTCACCGAAGCACAGACCGCTGTCCAGCTCGCGCCGGATGACTTTACCCCGAATCTCGCTCTGGGCGATGCCGAAGCAGCCGCCGGCAATACCGCGGCAGCCCGTGCTGCCTACGGCAAAGCCATCACCATCGCTCACACCATGGAGCCGGAAGGCCAGCAGGATTGGCTGCCGAAGCTCGAAGACAAACTCAAATCTCTGCGCTAG
- a CDS encoding DUF3291 domain-containing protein, producing MVLISVTRLRIRSPRFLPSFAVYTLRSLLQARKAGGFVAGALLPDRERTFWTMTLWQSEEAMRTFMSSGAHRQAMPKLMHWCDEAAVVRWQQAEAALPGWGEADRRLRAEGRASKVLHPSADHEDLSYRAPSARGVVRIRPA from the coding sequence ATGGTGCTTATCAGCGTGACGCGGCTGCGGATTCGGTCTCCGCGGTTTCTTCCTTCTTTCGCCGTGTACACGCTGCGTTCGCTGCTGCAGGCGCGCAAGGCCGGCGGGTTTGTAGCGGGAGCGCTGCTGCCGGATCGCGAGCGGACCTTCTGGACGATGACGCTGTGGCAGAGCGAAGAGGCGATGCGCACGTTTATGAGCTCCGGCGCGCATCGGCAGGCGATGCCAAAGCTCATGCACTGGTGCGATGAGGCCGCTGTCGTACGCTGGCAGCAGGCAGAGGCCGCGCTGCCGGGCTGGGGTGAGGCAGATCGCCGCCTGCGCGCGGAGGGACGGGCGTCCAAGGTGCTGCACCCGAGCGCGGATCATGAGGATTTGAGCTACCGCGCTCCGAGTGCGAGAGGCGTTGTGCGAATCCGGCCCGCATAA
- a CDS encoding cobalamin B12-binding domain-containing protein → MILRTTPIRVLVAKPGLDGHDRGAKIIAHALRDAGMEVIYTGLRQTPENIVRAAVEEDVDCIGLSILSGAHNVIVPRIMALLREAHAEDILVLLGGTIPAQDTESLRAQGVAGIFGPGTPLDAIVSFIREHVQDRSLQL, encoded by the coding sequence ATGATACTCCGCACCACACCTATCCGCGTGCTTGTCGCCAAACCAGGGCTCGATGGCCATGACCGGGGCGCGAAGATTATCGCCCATGCGCTGCGCGACGCCGGCATGGAGGTGATCTATACCGGACTGCGGCAAACACCGGAGAACATCGTGCGCGCAGCCGTCGAAGAAGACGTGGACTGCATCGGCCTGAGCATCCTCTCCGGAGCGCACAATGTCATCGTGCCGCGCATCATGGCGCTGCTGCGCGAGGCTCACGCGGAAGACATCCTCGTCCTGCTTGGCGGAACTATCCCGGCGCAGGATACGGAGTCGCTGCGAGCCCAGGGCGTCGCCGGCATCTTCGGCCCCGGCACTCCGCTCGATGCGATCGTCAGCTTTATTCGTGAACACGTGCAGGATCGCAGCCTGCAGCTCTAG